GATAGTGAAACCCATGATGAGGAAGACGATGATGTTGAAATGGATGTTACAAATACATATGATCGAGATTCACCCATTTCTGTTTCTACAAGATaattcctaatattaataacagtaaataatGGTCATGGTTTTGGTTCATGATTTTCCCAAATTGTActcattttcaatattattttcattatattatacaaataaataaataagtttttacataatttatatttaatttttatttatcatatatttacaatttcaacattacttaattaattgataaaaattataaaaataaaaaactgtatatactatacagaaaaattttattttgttttttttaataaacaatttttttagtacatcTATGTAAAATAGGATTATTCTTTTAACAGTTATTACCCATTATTAGTcattattttagaagttataaggtattttaacattttgaaaatatttttcttacacagttaaaaattattgcaggacaattttattttaaggttttaactttttgaatgaacacgtttttcattattttaaattcatattctgaacctgaattttttttttgataatttcaaaTGAAATGTGCCCCTGTGAAGTGTTTACCTCCAAATATTGATCCATTACTTCGCTGGCCaaacattttaagatattattaaatgaaacacTTTTAACtgtaattaactatttatgtaatatgttccatatatacctactgtaaatttaaatagttataatacctataattatttaataatattatgatagtaggtaagttaaccgattatttctattttattttatttattataatattcatagatattaatttctattatctatgataatattaaaatatttaataataataaaaatgtaaatagtaaaatatgatgAGTGATAAAAATTCGTTCAACATGTGTTATCATTAAGTGTTCAAGgtcatacattatataatagtattatacagtatagactataataattaataacctataGGTCTTAGCTATAGGTATACAAGACTTAGTgcagaataaatattaaattatgtgcaatgtgcttcaagaactgaaatttaaattgtttctgATAAGTGATTATtgattagtaataataaagtacctatattatttattattttttaaattttttagtatattggTATTTGATTAATCGGTTTAtctatcattaaattatatcaactacctattaattattatttataaccgaTCTTAACtgattagttaataattaatagttatgtaatattaaattgattaaaatgtctttagaaaagtaaaattaatctgAGTGCGGTGAGGTATGTTAATTAAGATGTTAGGTAGAACAATTGGATTAGGTATTCTGAGTGGTACAGTAGCGTCTGCTTACTCCTTTTAtgacaatgattttaatattgattcaGTCGGCATTGTTCGATTTAGTCGAGCTGCCACTACTGTAAGTCTTAGTTTTCATCTCAGggtaaatgtatgtataaatcaCTAAATTGCATAAccaaaaaattttgtttaggGGTTACATGTGATGTATCATTACAAGACTACTCTGTATGCACCATCAGTTAACAAATCTTTACCAAATTATCAAGAAATAAGATCAAAAGTATGTTAATccctgtatttaattttttattttgtcaaatttttattagtatttgtaataatttattaattttgtctaGTCTCATGTGAAAGCTGCTGAATTGTTGCTAGATCTATGTCGCACAAACAAAGGTGTTTATATTAAGATTGGACAACACATTGGGGCATTAGAAAATCTTTTCCCAAAAGAATATACAGACACATTGAAGGTTTTGCACAGTCAAGCTCCCATTACAcctttaaaagaaatttacaaAGTAATCAGAGAGGATCTCAAACAAGATGTAAGTAtaagtatttcataatatatgtgGGTTTgcacattttataataggtcatacaaatacaatataactcTGTTTCTTTACATTTacttacataacaataataataatattgtgatagcTATCATCACAAGccttttatacaaaataagagATTTTTGTGGGGGTTTATTATGTTAACAATATACTTTtgagataattttatttacattaatttcaaaatttagtatttataatgtatttttatgaaaactatAATTCTCATTAAAGTTATTAGGAATAcgggtttattattttatcatacacaacatagtattaatatttgacaccatttagattctgagcggaatcgatgaatatattgtatttacctcgatttacaatgatgtgtatgtgttttttttctgtctgtcatcaacatttaggacagtaaaaatgctctgattttcgacataatttattttctgattgataagtgaatctagttggtacttttaagaggttaaaattgataattttcagtagttaaagataaaatttcgataatttttaaattatttttctgttagaaatttataaaagtttttctttccatagctaacattataaatttaattaaagacTATCTACAAATTTTTCcaccttcaaaaaaaaaaaaattttaacggaaagtaacatttatttttatgagtgaattttaaatttttacgatattggatTTGCTCtggtaaattaacgaattttcaTCCATCAATTTTAGTtaacattagacattttaatagaagattcccCACAAATTGTTttacctttaacaaaaaaaaagtttgcctGAAAGTTTTTAGCCATGagatatatttgattttaatttttttttttaattattaaatttgattatttaacaaatatgcTAGGATAACTCAACATCCCTTTTCagaattggttttttttatttattggtttatcattgaattcaaatataaaacatccattacaatgacatactCAACAACCAGcacccacttatccaccttttttaacttgctattaaaatattcattaaaactaGATATTATTAGTTTTGGGTTTGgtttatgaaaaacaaaaataatataaatatctaaaatttacTTGGAcagagttataagttataactgttgagtattataatttataacattttgttgacattaaaaataattctatcaagaataccaatttttttctctcttcACAAATTTTTAGAACAAAATTGTTCTAAAATGAGACATTGGAATTGGAATTATTTAATGACCCATCTAAAATTATTCACAACCTCGAATGGATCCCTAAAGTTGAAACATTGTGATattgtatgaattaaatatattttgttaataagttgatattatttataattaaaggtCGATCAATTATTTAGTGAAATAGATCCAAAGCCACTGGGTGCAGCATCATTGGCTCAAGTACATAAAGCAAAATTAAGATCAACAGGAGAAAATGTTGCTATTAAAGTGCAGCACTCATATGTCCGGGGAGATGCCAAAATAGATATTGCTATAATTGAGGTAACCTACTTATGtattaacaatacaaattagTGGTGAATTTTTCAGGTATGCTTAAGAATAAAACATAGTTACAAAACTTATGGATAGTAATTTGTTTTGCACCACcacagttatttaaaaattttcactCCGCCTCTAGGCAAACTTACATCAATAGTCTTTAGTTTAAAATGTCGATATTCATGATTGATATTTTATGCAGGTTAGTCtagtatatgatttatttatggataaatgataaatacctcttataatatttgaaattgtattttatcatattttattttactttaacaagCTAGGCCTTTTTTAACAcacgtataaaaaatatgtgtttaattaaattaacaatatagtgCTTAATTTATTGGTGattaaactaaaatgtttaagatataaatatttaaacttagtTATTAGATTAATCATAAATGAATCAGCCTTCCAAGTGGCTCATTTGCTAAATAATTAGTGGTGACTTGTTATAAGATAGTAAAAAGGTGCAGTGAAACGGGTTAAACACTTAGGTACTTTCAAATGTTAGCTATTACCTAACTATTGTCTATGCTACTAtacattgtaacattatatacttttatttgaaagttttgtatctgtgtataaaaaatatatcatattacaacAGCTGGTCACCCAGTGGCAGTGATAAATCGTTGACGGTGCGGTAGCTTATAGCACTACCTATATGGcacttgttagttgttattgCCAGgaaatattatactgtgccGAAAACAGATCTATTAGCAGTTTCAAGACTAACCAGGGTCTGGGCATGCTCATTCAGTTGTGCTTTTCCggatgatttgtattattaatattaaagtattaaacagtGCCAAGTACgagttaaaatttgaaaaagaaatgAGCATGCCCATGCTTTAGAGCCATAATTCACCACTGATACAAATATTATCCCTAAAACACTGttaatatataccaatatatgctcatgttttttaaataagtaataatgcaGATTACATTGTTTTAGACTTTAGTGAACATTGGTTCCTATATTTTTCctgattttaaatttcaatggcTTGTGAAACAAACAAAACAGAATATACCAAAAGAATTAGATTTTACAATTGAAGCACAAAATACTGAAACTATTAGATCAATGTTCAAACACTTGAAGTGgttaaaggtatttttttataagcaagtgtattcaaatgcatatttatgtaacctataatatatataaaataacccacctaaaattatttaaaaaataatactaaataataaatttttttttattaatttctaggTACCAAAAATATACAATGAGTATAGTTCGTCCAGAATTTTAACATTGGAGTTTTTTGAAGGTGGGCAAATCAATGATCTTGATTACATTAATCGAAACaagtaagtatttaacattttaattttgtataggtataatggcATTAGTATCTAATtagttattgaaaaacaaaatgaaataagaatatattttttttcgtcacaaccgacgccttagttcgctcggccactccgtcccccaagaatatatattatactagtttaagtatttaatacattttatgtataatattttattacatatgttaattaatatacaatttgacatgaatacaaataatcaaaattcataattacatacatttagATTGAAAGTAGATGAAATATCTGACAAATTGGGAAGTTTATATAGTGAAATGATATTCAAAAATGGATTTGTGCATAGTGATCCTCATCCTGGCAATTTGTTGGTAAACAAAGATAAAAATGGTCAATTGAATTTAATACTTTTAGACCATGGACTTTATGCTGTAAGCTttgaatttaaacaataaaatattcaactgtttttttttttttaattaactttttatttcaGATATTATCTGATAGCTTTCGACGTACGTATGCTAAATTATGGATGAGTATATTGGACAATAATCATGATAGAATGAAAAAATACTGTACCAAACTAGGAGTAGCTGAAATGTATGGTCTACTCGTATGTATGGTAGCTGGACGCACTTGGGATTCAGTTCAAGATGGCAttgttactaaaaaattaactgACGctgaagtaattaaaaaattataatagtttaaaaaaaatagtaacaattttcttttttattttacagaaagAAAAATTTCAAAGTGGAATCCCATTAGTGTTGACTGAAACTTTGTATATTCTGGAAACCGTAAATCCTcaaattttgttattacttaaaacTAATGACTTAATACGGGGCATTGATACAACTTTGGGAACACTatcaaagtaaattattttatttatttatagaccaattaaaaattaaaaatttaatttattattataggttaacATCTTTACGTCCAATGACTGTAACCTgcataaatactatttatgatAAACCATTATACAAAAGTTCATTTTGGACCAGCTTAAGTATTCAACTCAGAAAACAATGGTCACTTTTAAGAGCTAAGCTATTTTTTTTCTGGCTCAGCATTATTGATACAGCTTAGTCTTAAAAACTACATGAAAtcaagttaattaataaaagtatttttccataaatagtaattttatttttattatttaatttcataaaaaatgtgttcTTATCTTGTCATAGATTTAATTTATGATGGTATATTAAACTACATTTTCAGTATTATGATTTACAGTATGGACTATCAATTTGTAtgatatagagtatagactagtttaatatgatttaaatattggtaAGTTGAGGCTGTCCCATTTGTGGTTGGCGCCATCAGCATTGTATTCACTTACACTGTACTGTTATTGTCAATTAATTGTGCACTTTGTGAAGCATCGAgaacctatatagtatatacatactatataaataaaaatagggaAAGCAAAGTAAGAGCTTCTCAAAGAACAATTGAGCTACCATGCTACCGTGTATAATTTTCTACAAACAATGCTGCATGGGGAGAATTTATTAATGCTAACACAATTCCAGCCTCCCATGTTTGCTGTTCATAACCAAAccgacaaaaaaaattgatccaTAAGATCTGAGAATTTAACTATTGTTCATATTATccaattgattttaaaacatctacttataaaaataatctgcttaaaaatgtacagaaaaaaaagttggtttttgtttgaaaaaaaaactgccaTATAACACTCTttaatagtacaaaaaaatgttaagtatatgaaaataatatctttattccTTAAGTAGTTTAGTATacttaaacatttcaaaaatcataatatgaatatattcaaTGTTCATTATTAAATCGAAAAATGGTGGCAATGAGGGTGAGCTTCACTATCTTAAATCATgctacaaaataaattcataagtaAACAATTTCGTGTACCAAGGTTGGtgtccatattattatgagGAAATTGTACAGAGGAAAAAATTTAGTACGAATGCCAAGTTAGAAGCGCTTGGTGCGGTATGTAAATTAACCGTGATATATATTTCGTGAAATAAGTggtgtatagacgtatagtacctaatacaagattgaaaatttttaataaaagataagtaaatttaataaatctataataaaatcaatataggcACTTTAGATCAATAAACTTCAGTCAAAATCATAGAAAACTAGAAAAGTaagttaaatattgattataataaataactagagGGCCCGTGAGACTCGCGTCAAAAAGCGGAAAAGTATAAGCAAACTGAGTCTCAACTATGTAGGTATCGGGTATTATTTAATTGGAACTGAACACATGACAAAATATAGATAGATATATTTACGATCTAAgtttatcttaaatcgtggtcaaTGGTCATGACTGAACATACAAAATACTGGATCATGGCGTTTCAATCTTTAACTCATCGTCGCACGATTAAATCCATAGACCTATTAAATCTTGCATTTCTCTGTTATCAAACGTACTGCAGGTTAGGTATAGAATTTCATCTATGtttaccacgatttaagatagtactatcGTGATGTTTACCAATTTACCCATGCCTACATATACCACGGTCCAAAAAATCTTTATCAACACTTGATTATTCCATATTATTCCAAGATTTGAGTCGGAAACTCGGTAAATTCTAATCCGTCATATGATTTGAgttttgtatcataatattttaaaattagcaattacctttatatttattatattaatacactaCTAATTCGTAACACACACGTCACAGTGGTACAAACTACTTTCAATtgtttaattcataaattataactcaGTCTGAAAATATGTCTCTTACAATAGCCCAAATCCGCCAACATCTCAGCCACCTGGCTAACGCACAAACATCTCATAAAGATCAAGTCGACAAGTGAGATAGTTTTATTggatatttcaaaaactaacaatgttaattattaatattaaattgctaTAGATATAGAAGCTTATTAAACAATGTCTTATCAAATACTGGTGACAACATCATTGAGGCATTGAAAGTGTTTGTTGAAGCTAGTAAGTAGTTGTTTGTCACGTTTTTATGTATTGCACtagtagtatattaaataacatatttttgatattattagttGTTAATGAAAATGTGAGTTTGGTAATATCTCGTCAAATATTATCCGATGTCAGTACACAACTCTTACCTGATTTGCCTGATGGACAGTCTAAATTATTGGCTCATTTCACACTGGAAAAAGTGAGAATAGGTAAATACAATCGTGtcgtaaattcaataattaatttgatttattttgtagaTTCAACCAAGAGTAATTTCTTTTGAAGAGCAGGTTGCTAATGTTCGTCAACATTTAGCATCTATTTATGAAAGAGAAAACAATTGGAAGGAAGCAGCATTAGTACTTGTTGGTATACCGCTCGAAACAGGACAAAAGTattcattaatgttattttttttttaaacttt
Above is a window of Metopolophium dirhodum isolate CAU chromosome 3, ASM1992520v1, whole genome shotgun sequence DNA encoding:
- the LOC132942002 gene encoding aarF domain-containing kinase 1, which codes for MLIKMLGRTIGLGILSGTVASAYSFYDNDFNIDSVGIVRFSRAATTGLHVMYHYKTTLYAPSVNKSLPNYQEIRSKSHVKAAELLLDLCRTNKGVYIKIGQHIGALENLFPKEYTDTLKVLHSQAPITPLKEIYKVIREDLKQDVDQLFSEIDPKPLGAASLAQVHKAKLRSTGENVAIKVQHSYVRGDAKIDIAIIETLVNIGSYIFPDFKFQWLVKQTKQNIPKELDFTIEAQNTETIRSMFKHLKWLKVPKIYNEYSSSRILTLEFFEGGQINDLDYINRNKLKVDEISDKLGSLYSEMIFKNGFVHSDPHPGNLLVNKDKNGQLNLILLDHGLYAILSDSFRRTYAKLWMSILDNNHDRMKKYCTKLGVAEMYGLLVCMVAGRTWDSVQDGIVTKKLTDAEKEKFQSGIPLVLTETLYILETVNPQILLLLKTNDLIRGIDTTLGTLSKLTSLRPMTVTCINTIYDKPLYKSSFWTSLSIQLRKQWSLLRAKLFFFWLSIIDTA